From Mobula birostris isolate sMobBir1 chromosome 8, sMobBir1.hap1, whole genome shotgun sequence, the proteins below share one genomic window:
- the LOC140201629 gene encoding uncharacterized protein isoform X2 — MDQSRAKVKVQAGNRLGSRRQKRGQHSGADHWVYTTTNMGSDFSKNCCFHFPTMDERNLDTLRNYLRKYNPPVGCGHCINILLVGMVASGKSSTINTFLSALDPQGTTITCVPIGDNPGSVTPELHSFNPGSDVSNYPVIPENVIHGVAFIFDISTIGSISDNQMEEFQEFQTIAAQKYVHRVVIGTKFELLGIPEKHNAWIYEYKPLQQKFDQLAKRTGMERRSMFVVSNQWRGEQIEMIKCILALYVLDNMVRNIDRFLKAV; from the exons ATGGACCAGTCGCGAGCGAAAGTGAAAGTGCAAGCAGGAAATAGACTTGGATCCCGCAGGCAGAAGCGCGGTCAACACTCCGGCGCTGATCACTGGGTTTACACAACGACAAACATGGGAAGCG atttttcaaAGAACTGCTGCTTTCACTTCCCAACCATGGACGAGCG GAATCTGGACACTCTGAGGAACTACTTGCGTAAGTACAACCCCCCTGTGGGCTGTGGACACTGTATAAACATCCTGTTGGTCGGCATGGTGGCGTCTGGGAAATCATCGACCATCAACACCTTCCTCTCGGCTCTGGATCCACAAGGAACGACCATAACCTGTGTCCCGATAGGAGACAATCCTGGGTCTGTCACACCAGAG TTACACAGTTTCAATCCTGGCTCGGATGTTTCCAACTATCCCGTTATTCCGGAAAATGTAATTCATGGAGTCGCATTCATATTTGACATCAGCACCATAGGCTCAATCAGCGACAATCAAATGGAAGAATTTCAGGAGTTTCAGACGATCGCGGCACAGAAAT ATGTTCACAGGGTTGTGATTGGGACCAAGTTTGAATTATTAGGGATACCAGAGAAACACAATGCATGGATTTATGAATACAAGCCACTGCAGCAGAAG TTTGACCAGTTGGCAAAACGCACTGGGATGGAGAGGCGTTCCATGTTTGTGGTTTCGAATCAGTGGAGAGGTGAACAGATCGAGATGATAAAATGCATCCTGGCCCTGTATGTTCTGGATAATATGGTCAGAAACATTGACCGATTTCTCAAAGCAGTGTAA
- the LOC140201629 gene encoding interferon-induced protein 44-like isoform X1: protein MDQSRAKVKVQAGNRLGSRRQKRGQHSGADHWVYTTTNMGSDFSKNCCFHFPTMDERNLDTLRNYLRKYNPPVGCGHCINILLVGMVASGKSSTINTFLSALDPQGTTITCVPIGDNPGSVTPELRSYRAGSLNFWDSAGWNAMKNRDQTKKVLQMILEGRVPKGTNLHSFNPGSDVSNYPVIPENVIHGVAFIFDISTIGSISDNQMEEFQEFQTIAAQKYVHRVVIGTKFELLGIPEKHNAWIYEYKPLQQKFDQLAKRTGMERRSMFVVSNQWRGEQIEMIKCILALYVLDNMVRNIDRFLKAV, encoded by the exons ATGGACCAGTCGCGAGCGAAAGTGAAAGTGCAAGCAGGAAATAGACTTGGATCCCGCAGGCAGAAGCGCGGTCAACACTCCGGCGCTGATCACTGGGTTTACACAACGACAAACATGGGAAGCG atttttcaaAGAACTGCTGCTTTCACTTCCCAACCATGGACGAGCG GAATCTGGACACTCTGAGGAACTACTTGCGTAAGTACAACCCCCCTGTGGGCTGTGGACACTGTATAAACATCCTGTTGGTCGGCATGGTGGCGTCTGGGAAATCATCGACCATCAACACCTTCCTCTCGGCTCTGGATCCACAAGGAACGACCATAACCTGTGTCCCGATAGGAGACAATCCTGGGTCTGTCACACCAGAG ctCAGGTCCTACAGAGCAGGGAGTTTAAACTTTTGGGATTCAGCTGGATGGAATGCTATGAAGAACCGTGATCAGACAAAGAAAGTGTTACAGATGATCCTGGAAGGGAGAGTTCCCAAAGGAACAAAC TTACACAGTTTCAATCCTGGCTCGGATGTTTCCAACTATCCCGTTATTCCGGAAAATGTAATTCATGGAGTCGCATTCATATTTGACATCAGCACCATAGGCTCAATCAGCGACAATCAAATGGAAGAATTTCAGGAGTTTCAGACGATCGCGGCACAGAAAT ATGTTCACAGGGTTGTGATTGGGACCAAGTTTGAATTATTAGGGATACCAGAGAAACACAATGCATGGATTTATGAATACAAGCCACTGCAGCAGAAG TTTGACCAGTTGGCAAAACGCACTGGGATGGAGAGGCGTTCCATGTTTGTGGTTTCGAATCAGTGGAGAGGTGAACAGATCGAGATGATAAAATGCATCCTGGCCCTGTATGTTCTGGATAATATGGTCAGAAACATTGACCGATTTCTCAAAGCAGTGTAA